One part of the Eptesicus fuscus isolate TK198812 chromosome 20, DD_ASM_mEF_20220401, whole genome shotgun sequence genome encodes these proteins:
- the TMIGD1 gene encoding transmembrane and immunoglobulin domain-containing protein 1, with protein MHLILAKILRSDLNSLKMAQKSSGLMRMCRFLLLVILFLPREMTSSVLTVNGKTESHTLTTPLGSEASLTCAVQNHTGDEGLLWFREGGTVDLKSENRINSSAVCVTSISEDDNGVTFTCKLQRDQSVSISVVLNVPFPPLLSGNDYQTVEEGSAAKLVCNVKSNPQALMMWYKNSSNLTLEKNHHQVQQTSESFQLSITKVKKSDNGTYSCFAYSPRGTKTKDFHLFVKDRGSTVPIEPIIAATVVVFLTLCFGLIARRKRIMKCCIKGEDPQRETAL; from the exons atccgACTTAAATTCGTTGAAGATGGCACAGAAGAGCAGCGGCCTAATGCGAATGTGCAGATTTCTTCTCTTAGTGATCTTATTTCTGCCACGTGAAATGACAA GCTCTGTTTTAACTGTGAATGGTAAAACCGAGAGCCATACTCTGACCACTCCGCTGGGCTCCGAAGCATCTCTGACGTGTGCTGTTCAgaaccacactggggatgaaggaCTTCTCTGGTTCCGAGAAGGGGGGACAGTGGATTTGAAGTCTGAAAACAGAATCAATTCCAGCGCCGTCTGTGTGACTTCCATCAGTGAAGACGACAATGGAGTCACCTTTACCTGCAAGCTGCAGCGGGACCAGTCGGTGTCCATCTCAGTGGTGCTGAACGTTCCCT TTCCTCCTCTCCTAAGTGGAAATGACTACCAAACGGTTGAGGAAGGCAGTGCTGCGAAGCTGGTTTGCAATGTGAAATCCAACCCCCAGGCTCTAATGATGTGGTACAAAAACAGCAGCAACCTGACCTTAGAGAAAAACCACCACCAAGTCCAACAGACAAGTGAGTCTTTTCAGTTGTCAATCACCAAAGTCAAGAAATCTGACAATGGAACCTACAGCTGTTTTGCGTATTCACCTCGGGGAACAAAGACAAAGGACTTTCACCTCTTTGTCAAAG ATAGAGGTTCGACGGTGCCAATAGAACCCATTATTGCTGCAACTGTTGTGGTCTTTCTGACGTTGTGCTTCGGACTGATTgctagaagaaaaagaataatgaag TGCTGCATAAAGGGTGAAGATCCTCAAAGAGAAACAGCTCTGTAA